Proteins co-encoded in one Chloroflexota bacterium genomic window:
- a CDS encoding phage Gp37/Gp68 family protein, with product MGDKSRIEWTDATWNPVTGCDRISPGCDNCYALTQAARLQRMGNRRYQRDGKPPRSGPGFGVTLHRDVLWKPSGWRKPRRVFVNSMSDLFHESVPAEFIDLVFAEMWIASQHVFQVLTKRHRRMHDVLTSAVRHREDSLYWHSREPAPHIWLGVSIENQQWADARIPWLLKTPAAVRFLSIEPMLGPVDLSAWIDEGDWWCDACDAYVSAVTIDGQCASCGYDEVRWHPVIDWVIVGGESGHKRRPLDKDWVRAVRDQCIEAGVAFFYKQGSAFYSGRDRELDGRTWDEYPA from the coding sequence ATGGGCGACAAGTCGCGCATCGAATGGACGGACGCCACGTGGAATCCCGTCACGGGGTGCGACCGAATCAGCCCGGGCTGCGACAACTGCTATGCGCTGACCCAGGCTGCTCGGCTCCAGCGGATGGGCAACCGGCGCTACCAGCGGGACGGCAAGCCGCCGCGGTCGGGTCCTGGGTTCGGCGTGACGCTGCATCGCGACGTGCTGTGGAAGCCCTCGGGGTGGCGCAAGCCCCGGCGGGTATTCGTGAACAGCATGTCGGATCTGTTCCACGAGAGCGTACCCGCGGAGTTCATCGATCTGGTGTTCGCGGAAATGTGGATCGCGTCGCAGCACGTGTTCCAGGTATTGACCAAGAGACATCGCCGAATGCACGACGTCCTGACCTCTGCGGTGCGCCATCGAGAGGATTCCCTGTACTGGCACTCGCGAGAACCCGCGCCTCACATCTGGCTGGGTGTGAGCATCGAGAACCAGCAGTGGGCGGACGCGCGGATCCCGTGGCTGCTCAAGACGCCGGCGGCCGTCCGATTCTTGAGCATCGAGCCGATGCTCGGCCCCGTCGATCTCTCGGCGTGGATCGACGAGGGGGATTGGTGGTGCGACGCCTGTGACGCCTACGTGTCGGCGGTGACCATCGACGGCCAGTGCGCCAGCTGCGGCTACGACGAGGTGCGCTGGCATCCCGTCATCGATTGGGTGATCGTCGGCGGCGAGAGCGGCCACAAGCGGCGCCCGCTGGACAAGGACTGGGTGCGCGCGGTGCGCGACCAGTGCATCGAGGCGGGCGTGGCGTTCTTCTACAAGCAAGGCTCGGCCTTCTACTCGGGCCGCGACCGCGAACTCGACGGGCGGACCTGGGACGAGTACCCGGCATGA
- the ffh gene encoding signal recognition particle protein, producing MFDTLTERLGGVFERLGRRGRLSEKDVTAALREVRMALLEADVNFKVARDLVAGIRERAVGAEVLESVTPAQQVIKIVNDQLVELLGTEAVPLATASSPPTIVMLVGLQGSGKTTTAAKLALGAKGRGGTPLLVAADTQRPAAIDQLVTLAGQVDLPVHEEGTRPKPLDIAVNGVARARAEGHSHVILDTAGRLQVDDALMDEIGRISKRVKPDETLLVADATTGQEAVAVAEAFHARSPLTGLILTKLDGDARGGAALSVRAVTGVPIKFVGTGEAVEPLETFHPDRMASRILGMGDVLSLVERAEQVIDERQAKEMQRKMREASFGLDDFLDQLEQVKKMGSLSQVMSMLPGMSGALNDPEVRQAVEGEGLRRFEAIILSMTPQERASPDIITGRRRRRIAAGSGTSVQDVNQLLKQFKQARQMMQMMSSGKMPAGLKGLFGG from the coding sequence ATGTTTGACACCCTGACCGAACGGCTGGGGGGCGTGTTTGAGCGCCTCGGGCGCCGTGGGCGGCTGTCCGAGAAGGACGTCACAGCCGCGCTGCGCGAGGTGCGCATGGCGCTGCTCGAGGCCGACGTCAACTTCAAGGTGGCGCGGGATCTCGTGGCGGGCATCCGTGAGCGCGCCGTGGGCGCCGAGGTGCTCGAAAGCGTCACGCCGGCGCAGCAGGTCATCAAGATCGTCAACGATCAGCTCGTCGAGCTGTTGGGCACCGAGGCGGTGCCGCTGGCGACCGCTTCGTCGCCGCCCACCATCGTGATGCTGGTGGGCTTGCAGGGATCGGGCAAGACCACGACGGCGGCCAAGCTGGCGCTGGGCGCCAAGGGCCGCGGCGGCACGCCGCTGCTGGTGGCCGCCGACACGCAGCGTCCCGCCGCGATCGACCAGCTGGTCACGCTGGCAGGGCAGGTTGACCTGCCGGTCCACGAAGAAGGCACGAGGCCCAAACCGCTGGATATCGCCGTCAACGGCGTGGCGCGCGCCCGCGCCGAGGGCCACAGTCACGTGATCCTCGACACCGCCGGCCGGCTGCAGGTGGACGACGCTTTGATGGACGAAATCGGGCGCATCTCGAAGCGCGTCAAGCCCGATGAGACGCTGCTGGTCGCCGACGCGACCACCGGCCAGGAGGCGGTGGCCGTGGCGGAGGCCTTCCATGCCCGCAGCCCGCTCACGGGGCTGATCCTGACGAAGCTCGACGGCGACGCCCGGGGCGGTGCGGCACTGTCGGTGCGGGCGGTGACCGGGGTACCGATCAAGTTCGTCGGCACGGGCGAGGCCGTCGAGCCGCTGGAGACGTTTCACCCCGATCGCATGGCCTCACGAATCCTGGGGATGGGCGACGTGCTCTCGCTGGTCGAGCGGGCCGAGCAGGTCATCGACGAGCGTCAGGCCAAGGAGATGCAGCGCAAGATGCGCGAGGCGTCCTTTGGGCTCGACGATTTCCTCGATCAGCTGGAGCAGGTGAAGAAGATGGGGTCGCTGAGCCAGGTGATGAGCATGCTGCCGGGCATGAGCGGCGCGCTCAATGACCCCGAGGTGCGGCAGGCGGTCGAGGGCGAGGGACTGCGCCGGTTCGAGGCGATCATTCTCTCCATGACGCCCCAGGAACGCGCGTCGCCGGACATCATCACGGGCCGTCGTCGGCGGCGCATCGCCGCCGGCAGCGGAACGTCGGTGCAGGACGTGAACCAGCTGCTCAAGCAGTTCAAGCAAGCCCGCCAGATGATGCAGATGATGAGCAGCGGCAAGATGCCGGCGGGACTCAAGGGGCTATTCGGGGGCTAG
- a CDS encoding putative hydro-lyase, with protein sequence MANTERLETGAAVRAACREGSWAATTAGLAPGYVQANLVMLPAALADDFEAFCIANPQPCPLLERTAVGDAEPARFAPGADIRRDAPRYRVYVDGEARGGEPTEALAHWRADMVGFLLGCSFTFENALQDAGFPLRHLEQEVIVPMYRTSVECTPVGPFAGPMVVSMRPIPADRVDEAHEITARYPRVHGAPVHAGDPEALGIADIAAPNWGDPVEMREDEVPVFWACGVTPQAVAQASRPPLMITHAPGHMFLTDRRDHELVGDAPALG encoded by the coding sequence ATGGCCAACACGGAACGACTCGAAACGGGCGCGGCCGTGCGCGCGGCGTGCCGCGAAGGCTCGTGGGCCGCGACCACCGCCGGCCTGGCCCCGGGCTACGTCCAGGCGAACCTCGTCATGCTGCCGGCCGCTCTGGCCGACGACTTCGAGGCCTTCTGCATCGCCAATCCCCAGCCGTGCCCGCTGTTGGAGCGCACCGCGGTTGGCGACGCCGAGCCGGCACGATTCGCTCCCGGCGCCGACATACGTCGCGACGCGCCGCGCTACCGCGTATACGTTGACGGGGAAGCGCGCGGCGGGGAGCCCACCGAAGCCCTGGCGCATTGGCGAGCCGACATGGTGGGATTCCTGCTCGGTTGCAGCTTCACCTTCGAGAATGCCTTGCAGGACGCCGGATTTCCGCTGCGTCACCTCGAGCAAGAGGTGATCGTGCCGATGTATCGCACCTCGGTCGAATGCACGCCCGTGGGCCCGTTCGCCGGTCCCATGGTCGTCAGCATGCGGCCCATCCCGGCCGATCGGGTGGACGAGGCCCACGAAATCACGGCCCGCTATCCGCGCGTCCATGGAGCGCCCGTGCACGCCGGCGATCCGGAAGCGTTGGGCATTGCCGATATCGCGGCGCCTAACTGGGGCGATCCCGTCGAAATGCGTGAGGACGAAGTTCCGGTCTTTTGGGCTTGCGGGGTCACGCCCCAGGCCGTGGCGCAGGCCTCGCGCCCGCCGCTGATGATCACCCACGCCCCCGGCCACATGTTCCTGACCGATAGGCGCGACCACGAGCTGGTCGGCGACGCGCCGGCGCTCGGCTAG
- a CDS encoding DUF4392 domain-containing protein: MTTSRHRNAAAAVEIAEVVFPTDSRGLGACRRLLPGDAFARAATAIADRPPAQAMLLTGFPVGGIGETDGPPGAMAVGQTLAALGWGVVTVACDTTFPVVDALLADIGPVIAAPITERDTQAACEALRREYSPDLVVAIERPGATADGRRLTMRGEDITGIAAALDPLMRAPLSVAVGDGGNEIGMGVIAPSLQAKGLIPGVSVTRASHLLLAEVSNWGAYGLVAMLDFVTGRDTLPDGDTEQEWIERLVAAGAVDGMTRSNTAMVDGHSLEVNARMLASLRSIVDRCRGAPGAA; the protein is encoded by the coding sequence ATGACAACTAGCCGGCACCGCAACGCCGCCGCGGCGGTCGAGATTGCTGAGGTTGTCTTTCCCACGGACAGCCGAGGCCTAGGAGCCTGCCGCAGGCTGCTGCCCGGCGACGCCTTTGCCCGCGCGGCAACGGCCATCGCGGATCGCCCGCCCGCCCAGGCCATGCTCCTCACGGGATTTCCCGTCGGCGGGATTGGGGAAACCGACGGTCCGCCGGGAGCGATGGCGGTGGGCCAAACGCTCGCGGCGCTCGGGTGGGGCGTGGTGACCGTGGCCTGCGATACGACGTTTCCCGTCGTTGATGCGCTGCTCGCCGATATTGGCCCGGTCATTGCGGCGCCCATCACCGAGCGCGACACCCAGGCGGCCTGCGAGGCGCTGCGCCGTGAATACTCTCCGGACCTGGTGGTGGCGATCGAGCGACCGGGCGCCACGGCGGACGGGCGTCGATTGACCATGCGCGGCGAGGACATCACCGGCATTGCCGCGGCGCTGGACCCGCTCATGCGCGCGCCCCTCTCGGTCGCGGTCGGCGACGGCGGCAACGAGATCGGCATGGGCGTCATCGCGCCCTCCCTCCAGGCCAAGGGTCTCATCCCCGGCGTCAGCGTGACCCGCGCGTCGCACCTGCTGCTGGCCGAAGTCAGCAACTGGGGCGCCTACGGCCTCGTCGCCATGCTGGACTTCGTGACCGGGCGCGACACGCTGCCGGACGGCGACACCGAGCAGGAGTGGATCGAGCGCCTGGTGGCGGCCGGCGCCGTGGACGGCATGACCCGCTCGAACACCGCCATGGTCGACGGCCACTCGCTCGAGGTCAACGCGCGGATGCTCGCCAGCCTGCGCTCCATCGTCGACCGCTGCCGAGGAGCCCCAGGCGCGGCATAA
- a CDS encoding Gfo/Idh/MocA family oxidoreductase produces the protein MIRIAMLGSGFVCDFFMRALRYVPGQEVVVNFSRTEARAAKFASEWGVPEWTTDMQAAVARDDVDLVAVGLPNDAHAPACIAAAEAGKAVVCTKPLGRNGPEAKTILDAVREHGVWHGYAETEAFMPDVLRARQAVEDGAIGKVLIVRAREAHTGSHASYAWDVEKSGGGPLLGMGIHAVAACRIFVGKDVMPKEVFCWADTLEHDVPFEDNAIALIRFENDSLGQVEAGWSNHGGMDVRTEVYGTDGLIHINSTHGTPIRAFSLNSIGYVQEKADSDTGWTFPQADEAWQYGYHGQMFHFVEALSQGKPSDEDFVDGYIANMVIDAAYRSAKSRQWEPVNLDL, from the coding sequence ATGATTCGCATCGCCATGCTCGGCAGCGGCTTCGTGTGTGACTTCTTCATGCGCGCGCTGCGCTACGTGCCGGGCCAAGAGGTCGTGGTGAACTTTTCGAGGACCGAGGCTCGGGCCGCGAAGTTCGCGTCCGAGTGGGGCGTTCCCGAGTGGACCACCGACATGCAGGCGGCGGTCGCGCGTGATGACGTCGATCTGGTCGCCGTCGGCTTGCCGAACGACGCTCACGCGCCGGCCTGCATCGCGGCCGCCGAGGCAGGAAAAGCCGTGGTCTGCACCAAGCCGTTGGGTCGCAACGGCCCCGAGGCCAAGACCATCCTTGACGCGGTGCGCGAGCACGGCGTGTGGCACGGCTACGCCGAGACCGAAGCGTTCATGCCGGACGTGCTGCGGGCGCGGCAGGCGGTGGAGGACGGCGCCATTGGCAAGGTGCTCATCGTTCGCGCGCGCGAGGCGCACACCGGTTCACACGCCAGCTACGCCTGGGACGTGGAAAAGAGCGGTGGCGGCCCGCTGCTGGGAATGGGCATTCACGCCGTGGCCGCCTGCCGCATCTTCGTCGGCAAGGACGTGATGCCGAAGGAGGTCTTTTGCTGGGCCGACACCCTGGAGCACGATGTGCCGTTCGAGGACAACGCCATTGCGCTGATCCGCTTCGAGAACGACAGCCTGGGCCAGGTCGAAGCCGGCTGGAGCAATCACGGCGGCATGGACGTGCGCACCGAGGTCTACGGCACCGACGGTCTGATCCACATCAACTCGACCCACGGCACGCCGATACGGGCCTTCAGCCTCAACTCCATCGGCTACGTGCAGGAAAAGGCCGACTCCGACACCGGCTGGACCTTTCCGCAAGCCGACGAGGCCTGGCAGTACGGCTACCACGGCCAGATGTTCCACTTCGTCGAGGCCCTGAGCCAGGGCAAGCCGTCCGATGAGGACTTCGTCGACGGCTATATCGCCAACATGGTGATCGACGCGGCCTACCGCAGCGCCAAGTCGCGCCAGTGGGAGCCGGTGAACCTCGATCTGTAG
- a CDS encoding SLC13 family permease: MTGEIVFVLVVVGVAVVLLASGRVPFEVTAIGVLLTLFLGRAIDLEAALRGFSNSAVVTIGAVMVMSAGLANTGVAHLMGRLIGRLAGNSEARLIAVTVLAAALLSGFMNAIAAGGVLLPAAVAAARELRIPISRVLLPLSYATLLGSALTLVGTPSNLLVNSVVAQEGIEPFGLLDFTPFGAAILVAGILALVLGRRRLLPRHASGAAGDALLPRAREDHVPYRLEERLYEVAVPPASPLVGLTLRESGIRTDFGISIVAIQRQGGTDIAPAPEVRLHARDVLVMSARNRDIVRLRERFALPEPRPSTLGAAALQTENVEFAEASLAPRSTLVGETVPSLSFRDRYGLSVLGIWRDGAPRRTHLHDMPLRVGDALLVLGPLPRIAELRDDPDFVIVTERVGLTLRPRQAPLAIAIVAGFVIALMLQAAPVAIVALAAAAAMVATGCVRGRETLAAVDWRAIVVIGGMLTLAEAMRRSGAASLVGESLAESLGAGGPGIVLASMLLLTAMFTHVLGNHVTAVLMAPVALSAAALVGADPRMFAMGVALAASTGFITAYAHPVNLLVMGPGNFRPRDYARAGIPIALLVLLVDFGMLALVFGAGGS, translated from the coding sequence ATGACCGGCGAGATCGTGTTCGTGCTGGTGGTCGTGGGCGTGGCGGTCGTTCTTCTGGCCAGCGGACGGGTGCCGTTCGAGGTGACGGCCATCGGCGTGCTGCTGACCCTGTTCCTCGGCCGTGCGATCGACCTGGAAGCGGCACTGCGTGGGTTCTCCAACAGCGCAGTCGTGACGATCGGCGCGGTCATGGTGATGAGCGCGGGACTCGCGAACACGGGTGTGGCCCACCTGATGGGCCGTCTGATCGGCCGGCTTGCCGGCAACAGCGAAGCGCGGCTGATCGCCGTCACCGTGCTCGCCGCCGCGTTGCTGTCCGGGTTCATGAACGCCATTGCCGCCGGCGGCGTGCTCCTGCCGGCTGCCGTGGCCGCCGCCCGCGAGCTCAGGATTCCCATTTCTCGCGTGTTGCTGCCATTGTCGTACGCCACCCTGCTCGGCAGCGCCCTCACCCTGGTGGGAACGCCGTCGAACTTGCTGGTGAACAGCGTCGTCGCCCAGGAAGGGATCGAGCCGTTCGGCCTGCTGGACTTCACGCCGTTCGGAGCGGCGATCCTGGTCGCCGGAATCCTGGCGCTGGTGCTCGGGCGGCGTCGCCTGCTCCCGCGGCATGCGTCCGGCGCCGCCGGTGACGCGTTGCTGCCGCGCGCCCGCGAAGACCACGTGCCCTATCGGCTCGAGGAACGCCTGTACGAAGTCGCCGTTCCACCCGCGAGCCCGCTCGTGGGCCTCACCCTGCGCGAAAGCGGCATCCGCACCGACTTCGGCATCTCGATCGTGGCCATTCAGCGGCAGGGCGGGACGGACATCGCCCCCGCGCCCGAAGTGAGGTTGCACGCGCGCGACGTATTGGTCATGAGCGCCCGCAACCGTGACATCGTCCGGCTCCGGGAGCGATTCGCGCTGCCGGAGCCGCGGCCGTCGACCCTGGGCGCCGCCGCGCTGCAAACCGAGAATGTGGAGTTCGCCGAGGCATCGCTGGCCCCGCGCAGCACGCTGGTGGGTGAGACGGTGCCCTCGCTCAGCTTCCGCGACCGGTATGGGCTGAGCGTGCTGGGAATCTGGCGTGACGGGGCGCCGCGGCGCACCCACCTCCACGACATGCCGCTGCGCGTTGGCGATGCGCTGCTCGTGCTGGGACCGCTGCCGCGAATCGCCGAGCTGCGCGACGACCCTGACTTTGTGATCGTGACCGAGCGCGTGGGCCTGACGCTGCGCCCGCGGCAGGCGCCGTTGGCGATTGCGATCGTGGCCGGATTCGTCATCGCGCTCATGCTCCAGGCGGCGCCGGTGGCCATCGTGGCGCTGGCGGCCGCAGCGGCCATGGTCGCCACCGGCTGCGTTCGCGGCCGCGAGACGCTGGCCGCCGTCGACTGGCGCGCCATCGTGGTCATCGGCGGCATGCTGACCTTGGCCGAGGCCATGCGTCGGAGCGGCGCGGCGTCGCTGGTGGGCGAGTCGCTGGCCGAGTCGCTCGGCGCCGGTGGGCCGGGGATCGTCCTGGCCAGCATGCTCCTGCTCACTGCGATGTTCACCCACGTCCTCGGGAACCACGTCACCGCGGTGCTCATGGCGCCCGTGGCGCTCAGCGCCGCCGCCCTCGTGGGAGCCGACCCGCGCATGTTCGCCATGGGTGTCGCTCTGGCGGCCTCGACCGGATTCATCACCGCCTACGCGCATCCGGTCAATCTGCTCGTGATGGGACCGGGGAACTTCCGTCCGCGCGACTATGCGCGCGCCGGCATTCCCATCGCCCTACTGGTATTGCTCGTCGACTTCGGCATGCTGGCGCTGGTTTTCGGCGCCGGAGGCTCGTAG
- a CDS encoding NAD-dependent epimerase/dehydratase family protein — MPSGLIIGITGFTGSALARRLAAAGWDVRGIDEHEDAAPELDELGVTIELADVGDPDELEDLGRDGEHVFYVMRSVSDSQDDMERRTIRGVMNVVEALRGTEIASFVYGSTMAVFGAGSRDTLTEESPPAPNTVLGRLNLETEQYLLEQYESEGLPARIVRAGTVYGPGGGTLESLRGGNLRLIGGGKHPTSRIHVEDAAAILEAVALRGRSGELYLAVDDDPAPAGEYLRYLAAQVGARPPRSSPKYLVQGLVKLHEGFTSVTRTKASISSSLFGLVTGSYPTSNAKVRTKLGVELRYPTYVEGAATLLPPEEDEG, encoded by the coding sequence ATGCCCAGCGGGCTCATCATCGGCATCACCGGATTCACCGGCAGCGCCCTGGCGCGCCGGCTGGCGGCTGCGGGTTGGGATGTCCGCGGCATCGACGAGCACGAAGACGCGGCTCCCGAGCTTGATGAGCTTGGCGTCACGATCGAGCTCGCCGACGTGGGCGACCCGGACGAGTTGGAAGACCTCGGCCGGGACGGCGAACACGTCTTCTACGTGATGCGCAGCGTCTCGGACAGTCAGGACGACATGGAGCGGCGCACCATCCGCGGCGTGATGAACGTCGTCGAGGCACTGCGCGGGACCGAAATCGCCTCGTTCGTCTATGGCAGCACGATGGCCGTGTTTGGCGCAGGGTCTCGGGACACGCTGACCGAGGAATCGCCACCGGCGCCAAATACCGTGCTGGGACGGCTCAATCTTGAAACGGAGCAATACCTCCTGGAGCAATACGAATCGGAGGGACTTCCGGCGCGAATCGTGCGGGCGGGGACGGTCTACGGCCCAGGGGGTGGAACGCTCGAGTCGCTGCGAGGCGGCAATCTGCGGCTCATTGGCGGCGGCAAGCACCCGACCAGCCGCATCCACGTGGAGGACGCCGCCGCCATTCTCGAGGCTGTGGCGCTCCGAGGACGCTCCGGCGAGCTGTACCTGGCGGTGGATGACGACCCGGCCCCGGCCGGCGAGTACCTGCGCTACCTGGCGGCGCAGGTCGGGGCGCGTCCGCCGCGGTCGTCACCCAAATACCTGGTGCAGGGGCTGGTAAAGCTGCACGAGGGCTTCACCAGCGTGACGCGCACAAAGGCGTCGATTTCCTCCAGCCTGTTTGGCCTGGTGACTGGTTCGTATCCGACCTCGAACGCCAAAGTGCGCACGAAGCTCGGCGTCGAGCTGCGCTATCCGACCTACGTCGAGGGAGCTGCGACGCTGCTCCCACCGGAAGAGGACGAGGGCTAG
- a CDS encoding D-alanine--D-alanine ligase: MESSGERLRVGVIFGGRSGEHEVSLRSAAFVMDSLDRAKYDVVPIGIGKQGEWLLDADPMRQLSAAPAADSGESLPVTLPTAHLPAAGRASVGALDLVFPVLHGTYGEDGTVQGLLELADLPYVGSGVTGSAVAMDKGVAKAILRDHGLSVGLWHVATVSAWRADPAAVRAEVEARLTYPLFTKPCNLGSSVGVSKVNHAGEFDEAMAAAAEYDRRIIIEQGVPNAREIEVSILGNDQPEASVCGEIVPATEFYDYAAKYEDDRSQAIVPADLPPRLADRIRGDAVRAFRALDCAGYARVDFLVDAEALEPVIGEINTIPGFTEISMYPKLWEASGVRARELMDRLIRLALERHQERRSLRTSYT; the protein is encoded by the coding sequence ATGGAATCCTCGGGCGAACGCCTGCGCGTCGGAGTCATCTTCGGCGGACGCTCCGGCGAGCATGAGGTGTCGCTGCGGTCGGCGGCGTTTGTGATGGATTCGCTCGACCGCGCCAAGTACGACGTGGTGCCAATCGGCATTGGCAAACAGGGCGAGTGGCTGCTGGACGCCGATCCGATGCGACAGCTGAGCGCGGCGCCCGCCGCCGACTCCGGCGAGTCGCTGCCGGTCACGCTGCCGACGGCGCATCTCCCCGCCGCGGGAAGGGCGTCGGTTGGGGCGCTCGACCTGGTGTTTCCGGTGCTTCACGGCACCTACGGTGAAGACGGCACGGTGCAAGGGTTGCTGGAGCTTGCCGACTTGCCCTACGTGGGCTCAGGCGTCACGGGCTCGGCCGTGGCCATGGACAAGGGCGTGGCGAAGGCGATCTTGCGCGACCACGGCCTTTCGGTGGGTCTGTGGCACGTCGCGACCGTGTCGGCCTGGCGGGCCGATCCAGCCGCCGTGCGCGCGGAGGTCGAGGCGCGGCTGACCTATCCCCTCTTCACGAAGCCCTGCAACCTGGGGAGCAGCGTGGGGGTGTCCAAGGTCAACCACGCCGGTGAGTTCGACGAGGCCATGGCCGCCGCGGCCGAGTACGACCGCCGCATCATCATCGAGCAGGGCGTCCCGAACGCGCGGGAGATCGAGGTCAGCATCCTCGGCAATGATCAACCCGAGGCCTCGGTGTGCGGAGAAATCGTCCCGGCGACCGAGTTCTACGACTACGCCGCGAAGTACGAGGACGACCGGTCACAGGCCATCGTCCCGGCCGACCTGCCGCCGCGGCTGGCCGATCGCATTCGCGGGGACGCCGTGCGGGCGTTTCGCGCCTTGGATTGCGCCGGCTACGCGCGGGTGGACTTTCTGGTCGACGCCGAGGCGCTGGAGCCGGTGATCGGGGAAATCAACACTATCCCCGGCTTCACCGAGATCAGTATGTATCCCAAGCTATGGGAAGCCAGCGGCGTCCGCGCCCGGGAGCTCATGGACCGGCTGATCCGGCTGGCGCTCGAGCGCCACCAGGAACGCCGGAGCCTGCGGACGTCCTACACGTAG
- a CDS encoding RraA family protein produces the protein MAVNLTPEQLEELRQIDSATIANAIEEFNVRDKTEGYLGSDVRCLFPEIGEAVVGYAVTVKGDSTTHGRRRNPSGQMDLWELVERSPSPTILVIQDSGNNPAKSCHFGDVMATIFKALGGVAVVTDGCVRDLSEVREIGVQYFARGITVSHGTSVSLEPGEPVILDGTPIKTGDLVHADENGVVVIPDEVAGELAEASRQVLDYEAGRKEFAQQPGFTVAKLREMTGL, from the coding sequence TTGGCCGTCAACTTGACGCCCGAACAGCTCGAAGAGCTGCGCCAGATCGATTCCGCCACGATCGCCAACGCGATCGAAGAGTTCAACGTCCGGGACAAGACCGAGGGCTACCTCGGCAGCGACGTGCGGTGCCTGTTCCCCGAGATCGGCGAGGCCGTGGTGGGCTACGCGGTGACCGTGAAGGGCGACAGCACCACCCATGGGCGCCGCCGCAATCCGTCGGGGCAGATGGATCTGTGGGAGCTGGTCGAGCGGTCGCCGAGCCCGACGATCCTGGTGATCCAGGACTCCGGCAACAATCCGGCCAAGTCCTGCCACTTCGGCGACGTCATGGCCACCATCTTCAAGGCGCTGGGCGGCGTGGCCGTCGTCACCGATGGGTGCGTGCGCGACCTCTCCGAGGTGCGCGAGATTGGCGTGCAGTACTTCGCCCGCGGCATCACCGTGTCCCACGGCACGTCGGTGAGCTTGGAGCCGGGCGAGCCGGTGATCCTCGACGGCACGCCGATCAAGACCGGCGATCTCGTCCACGCCGATGAAAACGGCGTAGTGGTCATCCCGGACGAAGTGGCGGGCGAGCTCGCGGAAGCGTCGCGTCAGGTTCTCGACTACGAGGCCGGGCGCAAGGAGTTTGCGCAGCAGCCGGGATTCACGGTGGCCAAGCTCCGCGAAATGACGGGCCTCTAG
- the proC gene encoding pyrroline-5-carboxylate reductase, with protein sequence MSERVTVIGAGAMGGAVVSALAASGTVPAASIVVSEIDDARRKAVVAASGATAGQGLPADVTGAQALVLAVKPQSFATVADVIRPALTPSQLVLSIMAGVRLETMESALGTARLVRAMPNTPAQIGRGMTVWMAGRGVHDADRRRTRQILGSFGAEIEVHAEDLLDAATAVHGSGPAYVYLVAEAWIDAAVSVGLEREIATTLVRETLIGSAELWNAGDMSAEALRHAVTSPGGTTAAALDVFEERDLRQAFLAAVAAAYRRSQELG encoded by the coding sequence GTGAGCGAGCGCGTCACCGTCATCGGCGCCGGGGCGATGGGCGGCGCGGTGGTATCCGCCCTGGCCGCCAGCGGCACCGTTCCCGCCGCGTCGATCGTCGTGAGCGAAATCGACGACGCGCGCCGCAAGGCCGTGGTCGCGGCAAGCGGCGCCACCGCCGGGCAGGGACTGCCGGCCGACGTGACGGGCGCGCAGGCGCTGGTGCTTGCCGTGAAGCCGCAGTCGTTCGCCACCGTCGCGGACGTGATCCGGCCCGCGCTGACGCCGTCGCAACTGGTGCTCTCGATCATGGCCGGGGTGCGCCTCGAAACGATGGAATCCGCGCTGGGCACCGCGCGCCTCGTTCGCGCGATGCCCAATACGCCGGCCCAGATCGGCCGCGGCATGACGGTCTGGATGGCGGGCCGCGGCGTCCACGACGCCGACCGCCGTCGCACCCGGCAGATCTTGGGATCGTTTGGCGCCGAGATCGAGGTCCACGCCGAAGACCTGCTGGACGCCGCGACGGCGGTCCACGGCAGCGGCCCCGCCTATGTCTACCTGGTCGCCGAGGCGTGGATCGACGCCGCCGTCTCCGTCGGGCTCGAGCGGGAGATTGCCACCACGCTCGTTCGGGAAACCCTCATCGGATCGGCCGAGCTTTGGAACGCCGGCGACATGAGCGCGGAGGCCCTGCGGCATGCCGTCACCTCACCCGGCGGCACCACGGCCGCCGCGCTCGACGTATTCGAGGAGCGGGATCTGCGCCAGGCCTTCCTCGCCGCCGTGGCCGCCGCCTACCGCCGATCGCAGGAGCTCGGCTAG